A genomic segment from Nocardiopsis sp. Huas11 encodes:
- a CDS encoding response regulator transcription factor, whose translation MSRVPLLYDAALVNVSIPNAAELIRSLENVPLTAIALGVEETDQHLLRLAESGASGYVPLQGDVDDVIGNTEAAIRGELSCPPQITFSLWRRIGSIAADDPRERPTVHLTRREQEVLSLIALGASNQQIARELFIELRTVKNHVHNILRKLGVKRRGEAASRARELIGWSSVTPGDTRGRRARNPDRPGV comes from the coding sequence GTGAGCCGGGTCCCACTCCTCTACGACGCCGCACTCGTCAACGTGTCCATCCCCAACGCGGCCGAGCTCATCCGGTCCCTGGAGAACGTCCCCCTCACCGCCATCGCGCTGGGGGTGGAGGAAACCGACCAGCACCTCCTGCGGCTCGCCGAGTCGGGTGCCTCCGGCTACGTGCCCCTCCAGGGCGATGTCGACGACGTCATCGGCAACACCGAGGCCGCCATCCGCGGCGAGCTGAGCTGTCCTCCACAGATCACCTTCTCGTTGTGGCGCCGTATCGGCTCCATCGCCGCCGACGACCCGCGCGAGCGGCCGACCGTCCACCTCACCCGCCGCGAACAGGAGGTCCTCTCCCTCATCGCCCTGGGGGCGTCCAACCAGCAGATCGCGCGCGAGCTGTTCATCGAGTTGCGCACCGTCAAGAACCACGTCCACAACATCCTGCGCAAGCTCGGCGTCAAGCGCAGGGGAGAGGCGGCCTCGCGCGCCCGCGAACTCATCGGCTGGTCCTCGGTCACCCCCGGTGACACCCGAGGACGTCGAGCTCGAAACCCTGATCGTCCAGGTGTGTGA
- a CDS encoding TetR/AcrR family transcriptional regulator codes for MARAGLSAQRLARTGAELADEAGFEQVTLSALARRFDVKVASLYSHLKSSQDLRTRIALLALEELADRCADAVAGRSGKDALTALADVYRDYAHEHPGRYAAAQFPLDPETAAASAGPSHTRMTRSILRAYDLPEEEQTHAVRLLGSVFHGYVSLEMRGGFSHSAPDSQESWSRAMDALDSLLRNWPAP; via the coding sequence ATGGCACGCGCCGGACTGAGCGCGCAACGCCTGGCGCGGACGGGAGCGGAGCTCGCCGACGAGGCGGGGTTCGAGCAGGTGACCCTCTCCGCGCTGGCCAGGCGGTTCGATGTCAAGGTCGCGAGCCTGTACTCGCACCTGAAGAGCTCTCAAGACCTCAGGACCAGGATCGCCCTGCTCGCGCTGGAGGAACTGGCGGACCGCTGTGCCGACGCCGTCGCCGGGCGCTCCGGCAAGGACGCGCTCACCGCGTTGGCCGACGTCTACCGCGACTACGCGCACGAGCACCCAGGCCGCTACGCCGCGGCCCAGTTCCCGCTCGACCCGGAGACGGCGGCCGCGAGCGCCGGGCCCAGCCACACCCGGATGACGCGGTCGATCCTGCGTGCCTACGACCTCCCCGAAGAGGAGCAGACCCACGCCGTCCGGCTGCTGGGCAGCGTCTTCCACGGCTACGTCAGCCTGGAGATGAGGGGAGGGTTCAGCCACAGCGCTCCCGACTCGCAGGAGAGCTGGTCCCGGGCCATGGACGCCCTCGACTCGCTGCTGCGGAACTGGCCCGCCCCCTGA
- a CDS encoding acyl-CoA synthetase: MLLGAGAGDGLAVRVGDEELDREALWSAAAAVAGRITGTDAVAVHGEASLRTVVAVVGGLLAGVPVVPVPADSGVAERRHILRDSGAALWLGPPQEGVDLPVLAVDPSERSSRSLPEPAPEATALIMYTSGTTGPPKGVVLSRRAVAADLDALADAWSWSPDDVLVHGLPLFHVHGLVLGLLGALRVGSPLLHTVRPTPAAYAAAARAIEGLDGRLPSSAGRAGLFFGVPTVWSRVVRDGAAARDLAGARLLVSGSASLPDPVAEGLRAATGQAPVERYGMTESLITLAARADAPRRTGWVGTALAGVESRLRGEHGEPVASDGESIGELQVRGATLFDGYLRLPEATAAAWTEDGWFRTGDAAVVDEQGRHRMVGRMSVDMIKSGGYRIGAGEIEAALLGHPAVREAAVVGEADDDLGQRIVAYLVGDGIDPAAVIDFVAARLSVHKRPREIRVVDTLPRNAMGKVQKKLLDGARP, encoded by the coding sequence ATGCTGCTGGGTGCCGGAGCGGGCGACGGGCTCGCGGTGCGGGTCGGCGACGAGGAACTCGACCGCGAGGCCCTGTGGTCGGCGGCCGCCGCCGTGGCCGGGCGGATCACCGGAACCGACGCGGTGGCCGTCCACGGCGAGGCCTCCCTGCGCACGGTCGTCGCGGTCGTCGGCGGCCTGCTCGCCGGCGTGCCCGTCGTGCCCGTCCCAGCCGACTCCGGCGTCGCCGAGCGCCGCCACATCCTGCGCGACTCGGGTGCGGCCCTGTGGCTGGGACCGCCCCAGGAGGGCGTCGACCTGCCCGTCCTCGCCGTCGACCCGTCCGAGCGCTCCTCCCGCTCCCTCCCCGAACCCGCACCCGAGGCCACCGCGCTGATCATGTACACCTCCGGGACCACGGGGCCGCCCAAGGGCGTCGTCCTGTCCCGGCGCGCCGTGGCCGCCGACCTCGACGCGCTCGCCGACGCCTGGTCCTGGAGCCCGGACGACGTCCTGGTCCACGGCCTGCCGCTGTTCCACGTGCACGGCCTGGTCCTGGGCCTGCTCGGCGCCCTGCGCGTGGGCAGTCCGCTGCTGCACACAGTGCGCCCCACCCCGGCCGCCTACGCCGCCGCGGCACGCGCGATCGAAGGACTCGACGGTCGCCTCCCGTCCTCCGCGGGCCGCGCGGGCCTGTTCTTCGGCGTGCCGACCGTGTGGTCGCGCGTCGTCCGCGACGGCGCCGCCGCCCGCGACCTGGCCGGCGCGCGGCTCCTGGTCTCGGGCAGCGCCTCGCTCCCCGATCCGGTGGCCGAGGGCCTGCGCGCGGCCACCGGCCAGGCTCCGGTCGAGCGGTACGGCATGACGGAGTCCCTGATCACCCTCGCCGCGCGCGCCGACGCCCCGCGCCGCACCGGCTGGGTGGGCACGGCGCTGGCGGGTGTGGAGTCGCGGCTGCGCGGTGAGCACGGGGAGCCGGTGGCCTCGGACGGAGAGAGCATCGGCGAGCTCCAGGTGCGCGGCGCGACGCTCTTCGACGGGTACCTGCGCCTCCCGGAGGCCACGGCGGCGGCCTGGACCGAGGACGGCTGGTTCCGTACCGGCGACGCGGCGGTCGTCGACGAGCAGGGCCGGCACCGGATGGTGGGGCGGATGTCGGTCGACATGATCAAGTCCGGCGGCTACCGGATCGGCGCGGGCGAGATCGAGGCCGCGCTGCTCGGCCACCCCGCCGTGCGCGAGGCGGCCGTGGTGGGCGAGGCCGACGACGACCTGGGCCAGCGCATCGTCGCGTACCTGGTCGGCGACGGTATCGACCCGGCGGCGGTGATCGATTTCGTGGCCGCCCGGTTGTCCGTGCACAAACGCCCGCGCGAGATCCGGGTGGTCGACACTCTGCCGCGCAACGCCATGGGCAAGGTCCAGAAGAAGCTGTTGGACGGGGCCCGGCCCTGA
- a CDS encoding dihydrofolate reductase family protein translates to MGKVVMYGSVSVDGFIADENDQPGPLFDWLSSGDVPLDESGALKVSQASYDYTRAYWDEIGTTVVGRHVFDMTDGWDGRPPSGIDHVVVVTHRPQPGGWDPGAPFHFVDGVEAAMARAQQLAGSRTVEVAAGDVGGQVLAAGLVDEVRMDVAPVVFGSGKRYFGSVHAHHLLEDPDVVLQGERVLHLRYRVRR, encoded by the coding sequence ATGGGCAAGGTGGTCATGTACGGCTCGGTGTCGGTGGACGGCTTCATCGCGGACGAGAACGACCAGCCTGGACCCCTGTTCGACTGGTTGTCCAGCGGTGACGTCCCGTTGGACGAGAGCGGCGCGTTGAAGGTGTCGCAAGCGTCCTACGACTACACCCGGGCGTACTGGGACGAGATCGGGACGACCGTCGTCGGACGCCACGTCTTCGACATGACGGACGGCTGGGACGGGAGACCTCCGAGCGGGATCGACCACGTGGTCGTCGTGACGCACCGGCCCCAGCCCGGGGGCTGGGACCCCGGGGCGCCGTTCCACTTCGTCGACGGCGTGGAGGCGGCCATGGCCAGGGCGCAACAGCTCGCGGGTTCCCGCACGGTCGAGGTCGCCGCCGGCGACGTCGGTGGCCAGGTGCTCGCAGCGGGGCTGGTCGACGAGGTGCGCATGGACGTCGCACCCGTCGTGTTCGGGTCCGGCAAGCGCTACTTCGGGTCGGTCCACGCACACCACCTTCTGGAGGATCCCGACGTGGTCCTTCAGGGCGAGCGGGTGCTTCACCTGCGCTATCGGGTGCGCCGTTGA
- a CDS encoding DUF3224 domain-containing protein, whose product MSKGTVFRHRHLVAAAAASVALGSAACAPAVADLDDSATDSPSASPSEPGSPAERTATATVILLDQTVEEIGPADDPSGTAILSTVFQTEFVGDLAGNGYHVYLDIVDADQNATSEGAGRFVGSLDGLTGTFVMTATGTADAEGAISAEWCVVDDSATAELEGLSGCGEIFTDGSPEAQVTLDYTLPGAD is encoded by the coding sequence TTGAGCAAGGGCACAGTGTTCCGTCACCGCCACCTGGTAGCGGCAGCCGCCGCTTCCGTCGCCTTGGGATCGGCCGCCTGCGCCCCGGCCGTCGCCGACCTGGACGACAGCGCGACCGACTCCCCGTCGGCGTCCCCGTCCGAGCCGGGCTCCCCAGCGGAGCGGACCGCGACCGCGACGGTCATCCTGCTCGACCAGACCGTCGAGGAGATCGGCCCCGCCGACGATCCCAGCGGCACCGCCATCCTCAGCACGGTCTTCCAGACCGAGTTCGTCGGCGACCTCGCCGGCAACGGCTACCACGTCTACCTGGACATCGTCGACGCCGACCAGAACGCCACCAGCGAGGGCGCCGGGCGGTTCGTCGGCTCCCTGGACGGACTGACCGGCACGTTCGTCATGACGGCCACCGGTACGGCGGACGCCGAGGGCGCGATCAGCGCCGAATGGTGTGTCGTCGACGACTCCGCGACGGCCGAACTGGAAGGCCTGAGCGGGTGCGGTGAAATCTTCACCGACGGCTCACCGGAGGCGCAGGTGACGCTCGACTACACCCTTCCTGGGGCCGACTGA
- a CDS encoding GDSL-type esterase/lipase family protein, whose protein sequence is MTTQQHWTTTPITEDLLRGALELERTEHGVLPHRLPAWARAQISDGQLAMAESQPSGVRLAFRTRAASVELDTLPTKRVYQGAPPRPDGVYDLVVDGHLAEQVSVAGGNALVTDLSTGSAELRSGPVGTARFSLRREGVKDVEVWLPHDETTELVALRTDAPVEPAPDRGRRVWLHHGSSISQGSGAAGPTTTWPALAASRGRAELINLGLGGSALLDPFTARTMRDTAADLISVKIGINIVNTDLMRLRAFAPAVHGFLDTLREGHPDTPLLVVSPLLCPIHEDTPGPSAFDTDALSSGTLLFQATGDPAERAAGKLTLNVIREELDRIVKQRAEQDTHLSYLDGRDLYGEADHAELPLPDQLHPDAATHRLVGERFADLAFGVGGPFASAGV, encoded by the coding sequence ATGACCACGCAGCAGCACTGGACCACCACGCCCATCACCGAGGACCTCCTGCGCGGCGCCCTCGAACTGGAGCGCACCGAGCACGGCGTTCTGCCGCACCGGCTGCCCGCCTGGGCCCGGGCCCAGATCTCCGACGGACAACTGGCCATGGCCGAGTCCCAGCCGTCGGGAGTACGGCTGGCCTTTCGCACCCGGGCCGCCTCCGTCGAACTGGACACGCTGCCGACCAAGCGCGTCTACCAGGGGGCACCGCCCCGTCCGGACGGCGTCTACGACCTGGTCGTCGACGGCCACCTGGCTGAGCAGGTGAGCGTGGCGGGCGGCAACGCCCTGGTGACCGACCTGTCCACCGGGTCCGCCGAGCTTCGGTCCGGCCCCGTGGGCACCGCCCGCTTCTCCCTCCGGCGGGAGGGCGTCAAGGACGTTGAGGTCTGGCTCCCGCACGACGAGACCACGGAACTGGTCGCACTGCGCACCGACGCACCCGTCGAACCCGCACCGGACCGTGGCCGCAGGGTGTGGCTGCACCACGGCAGTTCGATCAGCCAGGGGTCCGGCGCCGCGGGCCCCACCACGACGTGGCCCGCGCTGGCCGCCTCCCGGGGCAGGGCGGAACTGATCAACCTGGGCCTGGGCGGCAGCGCTCTGCTCGACCCCTTCACCGCCCGGACGATGCGCGACACCGCCGCGGACCTGATCAGCGTCAAGATCGGCATCAACATCGTCAATACCGACCTGATGCGGCTGCGCGCCTTCGCTCCCGCGGTCCACGGCTTCCTCGACACCCTGAGGGAGGGCCATCCGGACACGCCGCTCCTGGTCGTCTCACCGCTGCTGTGCCCCATCCATGAGGACACCCCGGGGCCGAGCGCCTTCGACACCGACGCACTGAGCAGCGGAACGCTGCTGTTCCAGGCCACGGGCGATCCCGCTGAGCGGGCGGCGGGGAAGCTGACCCTGAACGTCATCCGGGAGGAGTTGGACCGCATCGTGAAACAGCGGGCGGAACAGGACACGCACCTGTCCTACCTCGACGGTCGCGACCTCTACGGGGAGGCGGACCACGCCGAGCTTCCACTGCCCGACCAGCTCCACCCGGACGCCGCCACCCACCGGCTCGTCGGTGAGCGCTTCGCCGACCTGGCCTTCGGTGTCGGCGGTCCGTTCGCTTCCGCGGGCGTCTGA
- a CDS encoding YcaO-like family protein: MVRPAWVLSDGEPDATTRLPGPGDAQWSGTFERELTLAEADRRIRADIAAQGWVARHRSLDDTDPTAVQCALWDAGGAEIPYGLGAGKGPGAPAHVGARFEAVEHAFTGPTILESLPVRLVDASALATGPFAADRAVRDIAAQDGARVACVRYEALDGGADVDVPVYLWAPWYSAPTPEATAVRRGLGDTADYRSALAYSVNSGCAIGATGDEALLHALNEWVERDAFALFLLRSVYDGGPMPPALSRADLPETLRAHLERAETLVGGPVTLLDLTTDLGVPTVMAYGHRPCGPNAGSGPETGSKHRYGLGASLWGTLAAERAITEFVQDELLSRMVSEQVASGDGSEPYAALIAEHDIEAHVLARLRDHPRLLACATLDFADRLPESPQGALPRETVPKGTPVPEQHSEVVRRITAAGHRVAAHRLQVLAHGTTVVQVQCPGLERFHLVTQGHLALPGSRGRGARAGARTRVTEQAAR; the protein is encoded by the coding sequence ATGGTGCGACCCGCATGGGTCCTCTCGGACGGGGAGCCGGACGCCACGACCCGGCTCCCCGGCCCGGGGGACGCACAGTGGTCGGGGACGTTCGAGCGCGAACTGACCCTGGCCGAAGCCGACCGGCGGATCCGGGCGGACATCGCCGCGCAGGGCTGGGTGGCGCGGCACCGCTCGCTCGACGACACCGATCCCACCGCCGTCCAGTGCGCCCTGTGGGACGCCGGAGGCGCGGAGATCCCCTACGGGCTGGGCGCCGGGAAGGGGCCGGGCGCTCCGGCCCACGTGGGCGCGCGCTTCGAGGCGGTGGAGCACGCGTTCACCGGTCCCACCATCCTGGAGTCGCTCCCGGTCCGGCTCGTGGACGCGTCCGCGCTGGCCACGGGCCCGTTCGCCGCTGACCGGGCGGTGCGTGACATCGCCGCGCAGGACGGGGCGCGCGTGGCGTGCGTGCGCTACGAGGCACTGGACGGCGGCGCGGACGTCGACGTGCCGGTGTACCTGTGGGCGCCCTGGTATTCGGCGCCCACCCCCGAGGCCACCGCGGTGCGCCGCGGTCTGGGCGACACGGCCGACTACCGATCGGCACTGGCCTACAGCGTGAACTCCGGCTGCGCGATCGGCGCCACCGGTGACGAGGCGCTGCTGCACGCCCTCAACGAGTGGGTGGAGCGCGACGCGTTCGCCCTCTTCCTGCTGCGGTCGGTCTACGACGGCGGACCCATGCCCCCGGCCCTCTCCCGCGCGGACCTGCCGGAGACGCTGAGGGCCCACCTGGAGCGCGCGGAGACGCTGGTCGGCGGGCCCGTCACGCTCCTGGACCTGACCACCGACCTCGGTGTGCCCACCGTGATGGCCTACGGGCACCGGCCCTGCGGGCCGAACGCGGGTTCCGGCCCCGAGACGGGCTCGAAACACCGCTACGGCCTGGGCGCCTCGCTGTGGGGCACCCTGGCGGCCGAGCGCGCCATCACCGAGTTCGTGCAGGACGAGCTGCTCTCCCGCATGGTGTCCGAGCAGGTGGCCTCTGGCGACGGCTCCGAGCCCTACGCCGCTCTCATCGCCGAGCACGACATCGAGGCGCACGTCCTCGCCCGGCTCCGCGACCACCCGCGCCTGCTGGCCTGCGCCACGCTGGACTTCGCCGACCGCCTCCCGGAGTCGCCGCAGGGCGCGCTGCCGCGGGAGACCGTCCCGAAGGGGACGCCCGTGCCGGAGCAGCACTCCGAAGTGGTCCGGCGGATCACGGCCGCGGGCCACCGTGTGGCGGCCCACCGGCTCCAGGTGCTGGCGCACGGCACGACGGTGGTCCAGGTGCAGTGCCCCGGGCTGGAGCGGTTCCACCTCGTCACGCAGGGACACCTGGCGCTGCCCGGATCGCGCGGCCGCGGGGCACGGGCCGGAGCACGGACCCGGGTCACGGAACAGGCCGCGCGGTAG
- a CDS encoding M14 family zinc carboxypeptidase gives MAPDPLSRLGRFDRPRHRAPLAALVVGAVLGTSMIALASPAAAQPGQANCSTDTGDTGGRSWTDYAELDRELHALERRRGDVLEVESIGTSHQGRDIWSARVGTGPQTLLITSEIHGNEKTGTEALLKLLNTMSANTPQAERLREEVTLVAVPKMNPDAAELDRRGNDRSWDEVVADFPQLEGSEPAWNYYDTQLQGDDYSARPGFDVNRDFNPDLSYTPDPADLPGSSDQPGWFLHPESQTIRDLYMDLTEERGEVDVFIDLHHQGPCYLDDENGDWVNLSISADFVPNPNTPEGAKYAEYADRYDFDLSRQVNLALYDELNSYGNSGFDNITLYQQNLDLPGTALGSFALNGSGTMLVEVRGQTQSWGARQRGQLITTVERGLEAVVEGLADGTLDDADPERYHSIPGH, from the coding sequence TTGGCCCCCGATCCCCTCAGCCGCCTCGGTCGCTTCGACCGCCCGCGCCACCGCGCACCGCTGGCCGCTCTGGTCGTCGGCGCCGTGCTCGGAACGTCGATGATCGCGCTCGCCTCGCCCGCCGCCGCCCAGCCGGGCCAGGCGAACTGCTCCACCGACACCGGAGACACCGGCGGCCGGTCCTGGACCGACTACGCCGAGCTGGACCGTGAACTGCACGCCCTCGAACGCCGGCGCGGTGACGTGCTGGAGGTCGAGTCGATCGGCACCTCCCACCAGGGACGCGACATCTGGTCCGCGCGCGTGGGCACCGGCCCGCAGACCCTGCTGATCACCAGTGAGATCCACGGCAACGAGAAGACCGGCACCGAGGCGCTGCTCAAGCTCCTGAACACCATGAGCGCCAACACCCCGCAGGCCGAGCGGCTGCGGGAGGAGGTCACCCTGGTCGCGGTGCCCAAGATGAACCCCGACGCGGCCGAACTGGACCGGCGCGGCAACGACCGGAGCTGGGACGAGGTCGTGGCCGACTTCCCCCAGCTGGAGGGGTCGGAGCCCGCCTGGAACTACTACGACACGCAGCTCCAGGGCGACGACTACAGCGCGCGCCCAGGCTTCGACGTCAACCGCGACTTCAACCCGGACCTGTCCTACACGCCCGACCCCGCCGACCTGCCCGGCAGCTCCGACCAGCCCGGCTGGTTCCTGCACCCCGAGTCCCAGACGATCCGCGACCTGTACATGGACCTCACCGAGGAGCGGGGTGAGGTGGACGTGTTCATCGACCTGCACCACCAGGGTCCCTGCTACCTGGACGACGAGAACGGGGACTGGGTCAACCTGTCCATCTCCGCCGACTTCGTCCCGAACCCGAACACCCCCGAGGGCGCGAAGTACGCCGAGTACGCCGACCGGTACGACTTCGACCTCTCCCGCCAGGTCAACCTCGCGTTGTACGACGAGCTGAACTCCTACGGCAACTCGGGCTTCGACAACATCACGCTCTACCAGCAGAACCTGGACCTGCCCGGGACCGCGCTGGGCTCCTTCGCCCTGAACGGCAGCGGCACCATGCTGGTCGAGGTGCGCGGCCAGACCCAGAGCTGGGGCGCGCGCCAGCGCGGCCAGCTGATCACGACGGTCGAGCGCGGGCTGGAGGCCGTCGTCGAAGGACTCGCCGACGGCACCTTGGACGACGCCGACCCCGAGCGGTACCACTCCATCCCCGGACACTGA
- the rox gene encoding rifampin monooxygenase: MPEVIVVGAGPTGLMLAAELRLHEVDVVVLERRSEPTRESRGQGLHVRSVEIMDQRGLLDRFRAAGEEFQVGGFFGGITKPWPDLLDTAHPYGLAVPQPVTERLLEEHVVEAGVDIRRGHEVVGVGQDEDGVSVDLADGSRLDARYLVGCDGGRSTVRGRIGVGFPGEPSRVETLLGEMRLTADQTEIDAVTARVATTQLRFGAAPLGDGVYRVVVPAEGVSEDRTAEPTLADFQQRLRALGGTDFGAHSPRWLSRFGDATRQAERYRVGRVLLAGDAAHVHPPTGGQGLNLGVQDAFNLGWKLAAAVRGWAPEGLLDSYHDERHPVGARVLDNTRAQMTLLGAEPGAVALRGLLKELMDFEEVNRYVTGMVTAVDVRYDLGEGHDLVGGRLRDVRLGRGRLYELMHGGRGLLLDQGGRLSATGWADRVDHVIDTIDSGEELDVPAVLLRPDGHVAWAGTDERELAGALSRWFGAAAD; this comes from the coding sequence CGCCGGGCCGACGGGGTTGATGCTGGCCGCCGAGCTGCGGCTGCACGAGGTGGACGTGGTCGTGCTCGAGCGGCGTTCCGAACCCACCCGGGAGTCCCGTGGGCAGGGGCTGCACGTGCGCAGCGTCGAGATCATGGACCAGCGCGGATTGCTGGACCGGTTCCGCGCGGCCGGTGAGGAGTTCCAGGTCGGTGGCTTCTTCGGCGGCATCACCAAGCCGTGGCCGGACCTGCTGGACACCGCGCACCCGTACGGCCTCGCGGTCCCGCAGCCGGTCACCGAGCGGCTGCTCGAGGAACACGTCGTCGAGGCCGGTGTGGACATCCGGCGCGGCCACGAGGTGGTCGGAGTCGGACAGGACGAGGATGGGGTGAGCGTGGACCTGGCCGACGGAAGCCGGCTGGATGCGCGCTACCTCGTCGGGTGCGACGGCGGCCGCAGCACGGTGCGAGGGCGGATCGGCGTCGGGTTCCCGGGGGAGCCCTCCCGGGTCGAGACGCTGCTGGGGGAGATGAGGCTGACCGCGGACCAGACGGAGATCGACGCCGTCACCGCGCGGGTCGCCACAACGCAGTTGCGGTTCGGCGCCGCGCCCCTCGGTGACGGGGTGTACCGCGTCGTCGTTCCCGCCGAGGGAGTGTCCGAGGACCGCACGGCCGAGCCGACCCTGGCCGATTTCCAGCAGCGGCTGCGTGCGCTCGGGGGAACCGACTTCGGCGCGCACTCGCCGCGCTGGCTGTCCCGGTTCGGCGACGCCACCCGGCAGGCCGAGCGCTACCGGGTCGGCCGGGTGCTGCTGGCGGGCGACGCGGCGCACGTCCATCCGCCGACCGGGGGACAGGGGCTCAACCTCGGTGTGCAGGACGCGTTCAACCTCGGCTGGAAGCTGGCCGCCGCGGTGCGCGGCTGGGCGCCGGAAGGTCTGCTGGACAGCTACCACGACGAAAGGCATCCGGTGGGGGCTCGGGTGCTGGACAACACGCGCGCGCAGATGACGCTGCTGGGTGCCGAGCCGGGCGCGGTCGCGCTGCGCGGGCTGTTGAAGGAGCTGATGGACTTCGAGGAGGTGAACCGGTACGTGACCGGGATGGTCACCGCGGTCGACGTCCGCTACGACTTGGGCGAGGGACATGACCTGGTCGGCGGCCGGCTGCGGGACGTGCGGCTCGGGAGGGGGCGCCTGTACGAGCTGATGCACGGCGGCCGCGGGCTCCTGCTCGACCAGGGCGGACGCCTCTCCGCGACGGGCTGGGCGGACCGGGTCGACCACGTCATCGACACCATCGACTCCGGTGAGGAGCTGGACGTGCCCGCGGTACTGCTGCGGCCGGACGGTCACGTGGCGTGGGCCGGTACGGACGAACGGGAGCTGGCCGGGGCGCTGTCCAGGTGGTTCGGCGCCGCCGCCGACTGA
- a CDS encoding cyclopropane-fatty-acyl-phospholipid synthase family protein: MANARTELVARVDELSDAVWVLAALAAAVGEDPLTDEHGSLLAACGLAERDGPDAPWRLRADYAAVLGAAQDPAAFPRRIAEQLRRAADTAQGRTTPDRFDDAAFLADGRSSGAHMRVFLEALADRVPGFADLLDHGRPRFLDVGTGIGAIAAALVERAPGAVAVGVDVDERALRLAKEYLGGRGLRDRVDTRLQDVAELSETDAYDVAWLPLSVLAPASTEAALPRLLCALRPGGLLVVATALAADPEESREEGANVHAAVVRWRMARSGVTPWSPETVRRRLEACGFEDVRSVGAPSGTVTVLAARVPRVRPHQDGAHAGPEVTRSDEIRSRRPRNHGR, encoded by the coding sequence ATGGCGAACGCGCGAACGGAACTGGTGGCCCGCGTCGACGAGCTGTCCGACGCGGTGTGGGTGCTGGCCGCGCTCGCCGCCGCGGTGGGGGAGGACCCGCTGACGGACGAGCACGGGTCGCTGCTGGCGGCGTGCGGGCTCGCCGAGCGCGACGGCCCGGACGCGCCGTGGCGGCTGCGCGCGGACTACGCCGCGGTGCTCGGCGCCGCACAGGACCCGGCGGCCTTCCCGCGCCGGATCGCCGAGCAGTTGCGCCGAGCGGCCGACACCGCGCAGGGCCGCACCACACCGGACCGGTTCGACGACGCGGCCTTCCTCGCCGACGGCCGGTCCTCCGGGGCGCACATGCGGGTCTTCCTGGAGGCGCTGGCCGACCGGGTCCCCGGCTTCGCCGACCTGTTGGACCACGGCCGCCCGCGCTTCCTCGACGTCGGAACGGGGATCGGGGCGATCGCCGCCGCGCTGGTGGAGCGCGCCCCGGGCGCCGTCGCGGTGGGTGTGGACGTGGACGAGCGCGCCCTGCGCCTGGCGAAGGAGTACCTGGGCGGGCGCGGACTACGCGACCGGGTCGACACGCGCCTGCAGGACGTGGCCGAACTGTCCGAGACCGACGCCTACGACGTGGCGTGGCTCCCGCTGTCGGTCCTGGCCCCCGCGTCGACCGAGGCGGCGCTGCCCCGGCTGCTGTGCGCGCTGCGCCCCGGAGGCCTGCTGGTGGTCGCGACCGCCCTGGCGGCCGACCCTGAGGAGAGCCGGGAGGAGGGCGCGAACGTGCACGCGGCGGTCGTCCGCTGGCGGATGGCCCGGTCCGGTGTCACCCCGTGGTCGCCGGAGACGGTGCGCCGGCGCCTGGAGGCGTGCGGGTTCGAGGACGTGCGTTCGGTGGGCGCCCCGAGCGGGACGGTCACGGTCCTCGCCGCTCGCGTTCCGCGGGTGCGTCCCCACCAGGACGGCGCGCACGCTGGACCGGAGGTCACACGGAGTGACGAGATTCGGAGTCGCCGCCCGCGGAACCACGGTCGATGA
- a CDS encoding DUF1330 domain-containing protein — protein MAVDPSGSALKDMLADGPEGPVVMLNLLRFAPGGRPSYEEYSRKAGRFLKKYGAELLYAGDGLAPLVAEDGQDWDAVLVVRYPSREVFGRMIADPEYQKITHLRTNALSEAVLQPTTPWGSRKDS, from the coding sequence ATGGCAGTCGATCCCTCAGGAAGCGCCCTCAAGGACATGCTGGCCGACGGGCCGGAAGGGCCGGTGGTCATGCTCAACCTCCTGCGCTTCGCCCCGGGCGGGCGTCCCTCGTACGAGGAGTACTCGCGCAAGGCGGGCCGCTTCCTGAAGAAGTACGGCGCGGAGCTGCTCTACGCCGGGGACGGCCTGGCTCCGCTGGTCGCCGAGGACGGCCAGGACTGGGACGCGGTCCTGGTCGTGCGCTACCCGAGCCGTGAGGTGTTCGGCCGCATGATCGCCGACCCCGAGTACCAGAAGATCACCCATCTGCGCACGAACGCCCTGTCCGAGGCCGTGCTCCAGCCCACCACTCCGTGGGGATCCCGCAAGGACTCCTGA